A stretch of DNA from Pseudomonadota bacterium:
ACGCTGCGACCATCAAAAATCCCTTGGCTTTGGCTTGCAATTCATACGAGTCAAACTCATCAGGAGTTACAAACTTAAGAACAGGGTGATGCTTGGGAGATGGCTGTAAGTACTGACCAATGGTCATAAAATCCACATTTGCCATTCGTAAATCATCCATTAATTGCAATACTTCATGCCGCTCTTCGCCAAGTCCTACCATAATACCTGACTTGGTAAACATATTTGAATCCATTTGTTTGACACGATCCAACACCCGCAACGAATGATAGTATCTGGCACTCGGGCGCACCGATGGATAAAGCCGTGCTACTGTTTCTAGATTATGGTTGAACACGTCAGGCCTTGCATCTACAACTACCTCCAAAGCACCTTCTTTTTTCAAAAAATCAGGGGTTAGAACCTCTATAGTGGTGTTTGGATTGGCTTTGCGAACCTCTTGAATGGTGCGGGCAAAGTGATAGGCGCCTCCATCTGGTAGGTCATCGCGGTCTACAGAAGTAATTACCACATGCGAAAGGTCAAGTTCGGCCAACGTTTGCGCCACACGCTCGGGTTCTTTTGGGTCAAGTTGATTTGGTTTACCTGTGGCCACATCACAAAAACGACAAGCTCTGGTGCAAATGCTGCCCATGATCATAATCGTGACATGCTTTTTGGCCCAGCACTCACCAATGTTTGGACAAGATGCTTCTTGGCAAACCGTATTGAGTTTTGCTCTACGCACAATTTCAACCGTATCGTGATATTCCTTGGAAACAGGAGCTTTGACCCGAATCCAATCCGGTTTCTTTGTTAGTCCTGGTGCTGCTTGCACGACCTT
This window harbors:
- the lipA gene encoding lipoyl synthase, producing MVEKVVQAAPGLTKKPDWIRVKAPVSKEYHDTVEIVRRAKLNTVCQEASCPNIGECWAKKHVTIMIMGSICTRACRFCDVATGKPNQLDPKEPERVAQTLAELDLSHVVITSVDRDDLPDGGAYHFARTIQEVRKANPNTTIEVLTPDFLKKEGALEVVVDARPDVFNHNLETVARLYPSVRPSARYYHSLRVLDRVKQMDSNMFTKSGIMVGLGEERHEVLQLMDDLRMANVDFMTIGQYLQPSPKHHPVLKFVTPDEFDSYELQAKAKGFLMVAASPMTRSSYHAGEDFRKLSEARGQRTEDRDQRLEGIDKETDVFCYPTSDL